In the genome of Candidatus Epulonipiscium sp., one region contains:
- the miaB gene encoding tRNA (N6-isopentenyl adenosine(37)-C2)-methylthiotransferase MiaB — MSKRPTPCIMTTEEAMRQEEIIKQIRMKNDAEKSRDAKQKYYHISTFGCQMNAHDSEKLEGMLEQMGYEKIEKETDADFILYNTCCVRENAEQKVYGKLGFLKHHKQTKKDVVIAICGCMMQQESVLNAIRKKYRHVDIIFGTFNLYKMPELFQTYLETKETVIDIWKEHKEIVEDLPSVRKYKFKASVNIMYGCNNFCTYCIVPYVRGRERSREPQDIINEIRDLVADGVKEIMLLGQNVNSYGKTLNKKMTFAQLIRKINEIEGLRRIRFMTSHPKDLSDELIEAMKECDKVCNSLHLPFQAGSSQILKKMNRRYSKEQYLNLAKKIQEAIPGISLTTDIIVGFPGETEEDFLDTLDIVQKIGFNGAYTFLYSKRTGTPAATMDEQVPDEIAQERFNALQKALKPIIAEKTQSMIGKMVEILVEEPSKSDKNFLTGRTNDGYLVHFEGDRTLIGEFVKVAIIYAKTFYLVGKLD; from the coding sequence AAAGACCGACACCATGTATTATGACAACTGAAGAAGCCATGAGACAGGAAGAAATCATCAAGCAAATAAGAATGAAAAACGATGCCGAAAAGTCGAGGGATGCTAAACAAAAATATTACCATATATCCACCTTTGGTTGTCAAATGAATGCCCATGATTCAGAAAAATTAGAGGGTATGTTGGAACAAATGGGCTATGAAAAAATTGAAAAAGAAACAGATGCAGATTTTATCCTATATAATACCTGTTGCGTAAGGGAAAATGCCGAACAGAAGGTTTATGGGAAACTGGGCTTTTTAAAGCATCACAAACAAACAAAAAAGGATGTTGTCATCGCCATATGCGGATGTATGATGCAGCAAGAATCTGTTCTTAATGCCATAAGGAAAAAGTATAGGCATGTGGACATCATTTTTGGAACATTTAATCTATATAAAATGCCGGAGCTATTTCAAACTTATCTAGAAACTAAAGAAACGGTTATCGATATTTGGAAAGAACATAAAGAAATCGTTGAGGACTTACCTAGCGTTAGAAAATACAAATTTAAGGCTAGTGTAAATATTATGTATGGCTGTAATAATTTTTGTACCTATTGTATTGTACCCTATGTAAGGGGAAGAGAAAGAAGTAGGGAACCACAAGATATTATAAATGAGATTAGAGATTTAGTGGCTGATGGCGTAAAAGAAATTATGCTATTGGGGCAAAATGTAAATTCCTACGGTAAGACCTTAAACAAAAAAATGACCTTTGCACAGCTTATTAGAAAAATAAATGAAATAGAAGGATTAAGACGGATTCGTTTTATGACATCACATCCTAAGGATCTTTCCGATGAGCTAATAGAGGCCATGAAAGAATGCGATAAGGTATGTAATAGCCTTCATCTTCCTTTTCAAGCAGGAAGCAGCCAAATCCTTAAAAAAATGAATAGAAGATATTCCAAAGAACAATACTTAAACTTAGCTAAGAAAATACAAGAAGCCATTCCCGGTATTTCCTTAACAACAGATATTATAGTGGGCTTTCCCGGAGAAACAGAAGAAGACTTTCTAGATACCTTAGATATCGTTCAGAAAATAGGGTTTAATGGGGCATATACATTTTTATACTCCAAACGTACGGGAACCCCTGCAGCTACGATGGATGAACAGGTGCCTGATGAAATAGCCCAAGAAAGATTTAATGCCCTTCAAAAAGCCCTAAAACCAATTATCGCCGAAAAGACCCAATCCATGATTGGTAAGATGGTGGAAATATTAGTAGAAGAACCAAGTAAAAGCGATAAAAACTTCCTTACCGGACGAACAAATGATGGGTATTTGGTTCATTTTGAAGGGGATAGGACCCTTATTGGAGAGTTCGTTAAGGTAGCGATTATCTATGCTAAAACATTTTATCTAGTCGGAAAATTAGACTGA